The following coding sequences are from one Salvia hispanica cultivar TCC Black 2014 chromosome 3, UniMelb_Shisp_WGS_1.0, whole genome shotgun sequence window:
- the LOC125217004 gene encoding GDP-mannose 4,6 dehydratase 1 encodes MASAAAVRSESESESKSAKIALITGITGQDGSYLTEFLLQKGYEVHGLIRRSSNFNTQRINHIYIDPHNAHKARMKLHYADLTDASSLRRWLDTILPDEVYNLAAQSHVAVSFEIPDYTADVVATGALRLLEAVRSHIASSGRSHIRYYQAGSSEMFGSTPPPQSESTPFHPRSPYAAAKCAAHWYTVNYREAYGIFACNGILFNHESPRRGENFVTRKITRAVGRIKIGLQSKLFLGNLQASRDWGFAGDYVEAMWLMLQQEKPDDYVVATEESHTVEEFLAVAFGSAALDWKDHVVIDKRYFRPTEVDNLKGDASKAKKVLGWKPKVGFEQLVKMMVDEDIELAKREKVLVDAGYLDAQQQP; translated from the coding sequence ATGGCCTCTGCCGCCGCCGTCAGATCTGAATCTGAATCAGAATCAAAATCGGCGAAAATCGCATTGATCACCGGCATCACCGGGCAGGACGGGTCGTACCTGACGGAATTCCTCCTCCAGAAGGGATACGAGGTGCACGGGCTGATCCGACGGTCCTCCAACTTCAACACGCAGCGGATCAACCACATCTACATCGACCCTCACAACGCCCACAAGGCCCGCATGAAGCTCCACTACGCCGACCTCACCGACGCCTCCTCCCTCCGCCGCTGGCTCGACACCATCCTCCCCGACGAGGTCTACAACCTCGCCGCCCAGTCGCACGTCGCCGTCTCCTTCGAGATCCCCGACTACACCGCCGACGTCGTCGCCACCGGCGCCCTCCGCCTCCTCGAGGCCGTCCGCTCCCACATCGCCTCCTCCGGCCGCTCCCACATCCGCTACTACCAGGCCGGCTCCTCCGAGATGTTCGGATCCACTCCTCCTCCGCAGTCCGAATCCACCCCCTTCCACCCCCGCTCCCCCTACGCCGCCGCCAAATGCGCCGCCCACTGGTACACCGTCAACTACCGCGAGGCCTACGGGATATTCGCCTGCAACGGCATCCTCTTCAACCACGAATCCCCGCGCCGCGGCGAGAATTTCGTGACCCGGAAGATCACCCGCGCTGTAGGCCGGATCAAAATCGGCCTGCAGAGCAAGCTGTTCCTCGGGAACCTCCAGGCCTCCCGCGATTGGGGATTCGCGGGGGACTATGTGGAGGCCATGTGGCTGATGCTCCAGCAGGAGAAGCCGGATGACTACGTGGTGGCCACCGAGGAGTCCCACACGGTGGAGGAGTTCCTGGCTGTGGCGTTCGGGTCGGCCGCGCTCGACTGGAAGGACCACGTTGTGATCGACAAGCGCTACTTCCGGCCCACCGAGGTGGACAACCTCAAGGGCGATGCCAGCAAGGCGAAGAAGGTGCTTGGGTGGAAGCCTAAGGTGGGGTTTGAGCAGCTGGTGAAGATGATGGTGGATGAAGACATTGAGCTTGCTAAGAGGGAAAAGGTGCTTGTTGATGCAGGATACTTGGATGCTCAGCAACAGCCTTGA